Proteins from a single region of Candidatus Rokuibacteriota bacterium:
- a CDS encoding reactive intermediate/imine deaminase (has endoribonuclease activity on mRNA) produces the protein MAQKSVVLTDRAPGPFRGAPYSQAIRVGDLVFVSGQLPVKAGTSAIAGATIQEQTEQVMANLKAILEAAGSGLDRLVKTTVFLAHLEDFPGMNEVYRRHAGEAPPARSTVGGATLPQDALVEIEAIGHV, from the coding sequence ATGGCACAGAAGTCTGTCGTCCTCACCGACCGCGCGCCAGGCCCGTTCCGCGGCGCGCCCTACTCCCAGGCCATCCGCGTCGGCGATCTGGTCTTCGTCTCGGGCCAGCTCCCGGTGAAGGCGGGGACCTCGGCGATCGCCGGCGCCACCATCCAGGAGCAGACCGAGCAGGTGATGGCCAACCTGAAAGCCATCCTCGAGGCTGCCGGCAGCGGGCTCGACCGCCTGGTCAAGACCACGGTGTTTCTCGCGCACCTCGAGGACTTCCCGGGGATGAACGAGGTCTATCGCCGCCACGCCGGCGAGGCCCCACCCGCCCGTTCCACCGTCGGCGGCGCTACGCTGCCGCAGGACGCGCTGGTCGAGATCGAGGCCATCGGGCATGTGTGA
- a CDS encoding acetate--CoA ligase family protein, translated as MKSDLEAILRPRSVAIVGASNDETKRGFQAIRTLQEDRFPGAIYPVNPRGAEILGLQVYPRVSAIPGPVDLALIVTPALTVPEVLEDCGRKGVRGAVVIAVGFAETGREGRALEAEIVERAHRHGIRLVGPNTSGLFNLPHRLNLVGVRNVRPGRLALLCQSGNMALAVMVEASATSRLGFSAYVGVGNEADIRWDEYLRYFREDADTDLVLMYVEGFKDGRAFLRAARETVRRKPVLLLKGGRSEVGQRSASSHTGALAGSAVVAQAALRQAGVISVRRSDELLPAAEALTTLPPMRGNRVAVLADGGGHATLAADALSADGLEVPELSAETQQKLRSILHAAATVNNPVDVAGATDADPGLFAACAAHCLADPGVDALLIVGLFGGYRIRFAEALGPIEDATALRLGALVKETGLPLVVQSCYAGLKPEAHEILRQHGVPVHESLEIAAASISVLARRGADLERVEARGDFALPETPPETPAEVAEALRLGRDRLLEHEVRLLLRRHGVAVADFVLAPSADVAVAAAAAFGTPVAMKIVSPDILHKSEAGGVRLNVSGEDAIRAAFAGILAGARRWRPDAEIRGVLVSPMMPAGQEVIVGAVRDRQFGPVVMFGLGGVMVEALRDVAFRVAPLAEQDARDMLDEVRGSAVLGGFRGGPPVDRSSLVQLLLRVSDLVATCPHVGELDLNPVLAYPDGLSVVDARLVLTTRP; from the coding sequence ATGAAGAGCGACCTCGAGGCGATCCTGCGCCCGCGGTCGGTCGCGATCGTCGGGGCCTCGAACGACGAGACCAAGAGGGGGTTCCAGGCGATCCGCACCCTCCAGGAGGACCGCTTCCCGGGTGCCATCTATCCCGTCAACCCCCGCGGGGCGGAAATCCTGGGGCTCCAGGTCTACCCGCGCGTCTCGGCGATCCCGGGTCCCGTGGACCTCGCCCTGATCGTCACGCCGGCGCTCACTGTGCCCGAGGTTCTGGAGGACTGCGGGCGGAAGGGCGTCCGGGGCGCGGTCGTGATCGCGGTCGGCTTCGCGGAGACGGGCCGCGAGGGCCGCGCGCTCGAGGCCGAGATCGTCGAACGCGCGCATCGCCACGGGATCCGGCTCGTGGGCCCCAACACGTCGGGCCTGTTCAACCTGCCCCATCGGCTGAACCTGGTCGGCGTCCGCAACGTCCGGCCCGGCCGGCTGGCGCTGCTCTGCCAGAGCGGGAACATGGCCCTGGCCGTGATGGTGGAGGCCTCGGCGACAAGCCGCCTCGGCTTCAGCGCCTACGTCGGCGTGGGCAACGAGGCGGACATCCGCTGGGACGAGTACCTCCGCTACTTTCGGGAGGACGCCGACACGGACCTGGTTCTGATGTACGTCGAGGGATTCAAGGACGGCCGAGCCTTCCTGCGCGCCGCGCGCGAGACGGTCCGCCGGAAGCCCGTGCTCCTCCTCAAGGGCGGCCGCTCGGAGGTGGGCCAGCGGTCGGCCAGCTCCCACACCGGCGCGCTCGCCGGCAGTGCGGTGGTGGCCCAGGCCGCGCTGAGGCAGGCGGGGGTCATCAGCGTGCGCCGCTCCGACGAGCTGCTGCCGGCCGCCGAGGCGCTCACCACGCTGCCGCCGATGCGCGGCAATCGCGTCGCCGTCCTGGCCGACGGCGGCGGCCACGCCACGCTGGCGGCCGACGCGCTCAGCGCCGACGGCCTCGAAGTCCCCGAGCTGTCGGCGGAGACGCAGCAGAAGCTCCGCTCGATCCTGCACGCGGCGGCCACCGTGAACAACCCTGTGGACGTGGCCGGCGCCACCGATGCCGACCCCGGGCTCTTCGCCGCGTGCGCCGCGCACTGCCTGGCCGACCCCGGCGTGGACGCGCTGCTGATCGTGGGGCTGTTCGGCGGCTACAGGATCCGCTTCGCCGAAGCGCTCGGCCCGATCGAGGATGCCACCGCGCTCCGTCTCGGCGCGCTCGTCAAGGAGACCGGTCTCCCGCTCGTCGTTCAGAGCTGCTATGCGGGGCTCAAGCCCGAGGCCCATGAGATCCTGCGGCAGCACGGCGTGCCGGTCCACGAGTCCCTCGAGATCGCCGCGGCCTCGATCTCCGTGCTCGCCCGCCGCGGGGCCGACCTGGAGCGGGTGGAGGCACGGGGTGATTTCGCGCTGCCGGAGACGCCGCCGGAGACGCCCGCCGAGGTCGCCGAGGCCCTCCGCCTCGGTCGGGACCGCCTCCTCGAGCACGAGGTCCGGCTGCTGTTGCGCCGCCACGGCGTGGCGGTGGCCGACTTCGTCCTGGCACCCAGTGCCGACGTCGCCGTCGCGGCAGCGGCTGCGTTTGGTACCCCCGTGGCCATGAAGATCGTCTCGCCCGACATCCTGCACAAGTCGGAAGCGGGCGGGGTCAGGCTCAACGTCTCCGGCGAGGACGCCATCCGCGCGGCCTTCGCCGGGATCCTCGCCGGCGCCCGCCGCTGGCGGCCTGACGCTGAGATCCGGGGTGTCCTCGTCTCGCCGATGATGCCCGCCGGGCAAGAGGTCATCGTCGGCGCGGTCCGCGACCGCCAGTTCGGGCCTGTGGTCATGTTCGGGCTGGGCGGTGTCATGGTGGAGGCGCTGAGGGACGTGGCCTTCCGGGTGGCGCCGCTTGCCGAGCAGGATGCCCGGGACATGCTCGACGAGGTCCGGGGCTCCGCGGTGCTGGGGGGCTTCCGGGGGGGCCCTCCGGTGGACCGGAGCAGCCTCGTCCAGCTCCTGCTCCGGGTCTCCGACCTCGTCGCGACCTGTCCCCACGTTGGGGAACTTGACCTGAACCCCGTCCTGGCCTACCCGGACGGGCTCAGCGTCGTCGATGCCCGGCTCGTGCTGACGACCCGCCCATGA
- a CDS encoding enoyl-CoA hydratase/isomerase family protein, with translation MPESERPILYDRRERIAWIRLNRPHRLNAVSEPLYEALEAAVTDAEQDGGVRAIVVGGEGRAFCVGADLKAHRERERTAAEKGAYAWAGQRACARLQDCPKPVVAAVNGYALGAGAEMALSCDFVVMAEEAEMGFPEVGLGTYLGGGLTYLLPELVGLGKARELIMLGGRFTGRQAVTLGLATKAVPLAQLHVEAEALATALAGQAPLSLRFAKAHLNRHSRLDPKTAMSAEVGALVACMSTEDWKEGVRAFTEKRPPAFRGI, from the coding sequence TTGCCCGAATCTGAGCGCCCTATTCTCTACGACAGGCGGGAGCGGATTGCCTGGATCCGCCTGAACCGTCCGCACCGGCTCAACGCGGTCTCCGAGCCGCTCTACGAAGCCCTCGAGGCGGCTGTGACGGATGCGGAGCAGGACGGCGGCGTCCGAGCGATCGTCGTGGGCGGCGAGGGCCGGGCCTTCTGCGTCGGCGCGGATCTCAAAGCCCATCGCGAGCGGGAGCGGACGGCGGCGGAGAAGGGCGCCTACGCGTGGGCCGGCCAGCGCGCGTGCGCGCGCCTCCAGGATTGCCCCAAGCCGGTCGTCGCGGCCGTCAACGGTTACGCGCTCGGCGCCGGCGCCGAGATGGCGTTGAGCTGCGACTTCGTCGTCATGGCCGAGGAGGCAGAGATGGGGTTCCCGGAGGTCGGGCTCGGCACCTATCTCGGCGGGGGGCTCACCTACCTCCTGCCGGAGCTGGTGGGGCTCGGCAAGGCCCGGGAGCTGATCATGCTCGGCGGCCGCTTCACCGGCCGGCAGGCGGTGACCCTCGGCCTGGCCACGAAGGCGGTCCCGCTCGCACAGCTCCACGTGGAGGCCGAGGCGCTGGCGACTGCCCTTGCCGGCCAAGCCCCTCTTTCGCTGCGATTCGCCAAGGCGCACCTGAACCGCCACTCCCGGCTCGATCCCAAGACGGCCATGAGCGCCGAGGTGGGCGCCTTGGTGGCCTGCATGAGCACCGAGGACTGGAAGGAGGGCGTCCGGGCCTTCACCGAGAAGCGCCCGCCCGCCTTCAGGGGGATCTGA
- a CDS encoding MurR/RpiR family transcriptional regulator, which yields MSAPAMGSPDGEVRSVRPRLLQHILAAHPRLSKGQRRAADYLYQNYDEAVFLTAGQIAERIGLSTSTVTRLAGALGYEGFPELQEAFRNLVRAERSTVSRLEEAAGGRRGGRDVVAQVFASDLENLRRTHGDVDRASLARAADAIIGARHVYVLGLRSAHAVAVFLHFGLQLTLGTSRLVVPGIGDLPEQTAGLGTRDVLVAISFARYTRQTYEVLMQAKGRGARTVVITDKATSPLAQQGDVALVARTDLKSIIESYVAPLSLVNALVTLIASRNPRRATRRLAEFEERWKDARLYL from the coding sequence GTGAGCGCACCAGCGATGGGCTCGCCCGACGGGGAGGTCCGATCAGTGCGGCCGCGACTCCTGCAGCACATCCTGGCGGCGCACCCCAGGCTCTCGAAGGGGCAGCGCCGCGCGGCCGACTATCTCTACCAGAACTACGACGAGGCAGTCTTTCTCACCGCCGGACAGATCGCCGAGCGGATCGGTCTCAGCACCTCGACGGTCACCCGGCTCGCCGGGGCCCTCGGCTACGAGGGCTTCCCGGAGCTCCAGGAGGCCTTCCGGAACCTGGTCCGGGCCGAACGCTCGACGGTGAGCCGCCTGGAAGAGGCGGCCGGTGGCCGGCGGGGCGGGCGGGACGTCGTCGCGCAGGTCTTCGCGAGCGACCTGGAGAACCTGCGCCGCACCCATGGGGATGTCGATCGGGCTTCGCTGGCGCGGGCAGCGGACGCCATCATAGGCGCCCGGCACGTCTACGTCCTGGGCCTGCGCAGCGCCCATGCAGTGGCGGTGTTCCTCCACTTCGGGCTGCAGTTGACGTTGGGAACGTCTCGGCTCGTCGTCCCCGGGATCGGCGATCTGCCGGAGCAGACGGCGGGGCTGGGCACGCGCGACGTCCTCGTCGCCATCAGCTTCGCGCGCTACACCCGTCAGACCTACGAGGTCCTGATGCAGGCCAAGGGCCGCGGAGCCCGGACCGTCGTCATCACCGACAAGGCCACCTCGCCGCTGGCCCAGCAGGGGGACGTCGCGCTCGTGGCCCGCACGGATCTGAAGTCCATCATCGAGTCCTACGTCGCGCCGCTCAGCCTCGTGAACGCCCTGGTCACGTTGATCGCCTCCCGAAATCCCCGCCGCGCGACGCGACGGCTGGCCGAGTTCGAGGAGCGCTGGAAGGACGCGCGCCTGTACCTCTGA